From a region of the Chitinophaga caseinilytica genome:
- a CDS encoding sigma-70 family RNA polymerase sigma factor, protein MTWKESDEILWVDALRNNSTEAFDALYRAYFPSVYANICRLVREPSAAQDIVQEVFIRLWEKRHQLKPGQPAGNWLFVVSYNRSVSWLRKDLREKLRVEGLESLTDLPGEPGWDHTSLQLEMLEKAIEQLPPQRKKVFLLCKVQGRTYAEAASELQISHYTVKEHIQKASQFIREYVRLQPEWQALALGAPLVAHLLG, encoded by the coding sequence TGGAAGGAGTCTGATGAAATATTATGGGTAGACGCTCTGCGCAACAACAGCACCGAAGCTTTCGATGCGCTGTACCGTGCGTATTTCCCGTCTGTGTACGCCAATATCTGCCGGCTGGTGCGCGAGCCTTCCGCCGCGCAGGACATTGTCCAGGAAGTATTCATCCGCCTCTGGGAGAAGCGCCATCAGCTGAAACCCGGCCAGCCCGCAGGCAACTGGCTGTTCGTAGTGAGTTACAACCGCTCCGTTTCCTGGCTGCGGAAAGACCTTCGCGAAAAATTGCGCGTAGAAGGCCTGGAATCCCTGACCGACCTGCCCGGCGAGCCCGGATGGGACCATACCTCCCTGCAGCTGGAAATGCTGGAAAAAGCCATCGAACAGTTGCCGCCGCAACGGAAAAAAGTGTTTTTGCTATGTAAGGTACAGGGCCGCACCTATGCCGAGGCGGCTTCGGAACTGCAGATTTCCCACTATACCGTGAAGGAACATATCCAGAAAGCCAGCCAGTTCATCCGCGAATACGTGCGGCTGCAACCGGAATGGCAGGCCCTGGCGCTGGGGGCGCCACTCGTAGCACATCTGCTGGGCTAA
- a CDS encoding FecR family protein: MEDPLQYLRELLAKPDWTDDERRWLLHYLEHTPATELKTLLLEAFRERNIPAYDPALQESLLAGIHARMQPATTVRRMGWWRAAAAVGGIAVLLAGGAVLMRQSQPMKPVAKADVHIPEEVNGNIAPGGNKARLVLRNGKTVVLDQTADGHIGEGNVEKKDAELLYASEEGSGGGSNTLITPRGGQYRVRLSDGTKVWLNAASRLEYPVAFGGKERLVSLTGEAYFEVAADVQRPFFVMVDGMKVQVLGTKFNVNAYTEEKQFTTALLEGAVRVTGGGRQVTLRPGQESAFSPKSGSLKQYDGDMESAVAWKNGIITFRNDELSAVMRDLGRWYDVDVAYEPGLDKEIHVTGAMRKQEHLAEALKILELTAGVHFTVEGRTVKVSR; the protein is encoded by the coding sequence TTGGAGGATCCATTACAATATCTTCGGGAGCTGCTCGCCAAACCGGACTGGACGGACGATGAACGCCGCTGGTTGCTGCATTACCTGGAACATACGCCCGCAACGGAACTGAAAACGCTGTTGCTGGAAGCGTTCCGCGAAAGGAACATCCCCGCGTACGATCCCGCATTGCAGGAATCCCTGCTGGCCGGTATCCACGCCCGGATGCAGCCGGCAACGACCGTTCGCCGGATGGGCTGGTGGCGCGCTGCCGCGGCCGTTGGCGGGATAGCGGTGCTCCTGGCGGGAGGGGCGGTGTTGATGCGCCAGTCGCAGCCTATGAAACCGGTCGCCAAAGCGGATGTGCATATTCCGGAGGAAGTGAACGGCAACATCGCGCCGGGCGGCAACAAAGCCCGGCTGGTATTGCGCAACGGGAAGACCGTGGTGCTCGACCAAACCGCCGACGGACATATCGGCGAAGGCAATGTGGAAAAGAAAGATGCGGAATTGCTGTATGCATCGGAGGAAGGAAGCGGTGGAGGAAGCAATACGCTCATCACGCCGCGCGGCGGGCAATACCGCGTTCGGCTGTCTGACGGCACGAAGGTCTGGCTCAACGCCGCCAGCCGGCTGGAGTACCCGGTGGCGTTCGGCGGAAAGGAAAGACTGGTTTCCCTCACCGGAGAAGCCTATTTCGAAGTGGCGGCGGATGTGCAGCGGCCGTTTTTTGTGATGGTGGACGGGATGAAAGTGCAGGTACTGGGAACGAAGTTTAACGTTAACGCATATACGGAAGAAAAGCAATTCACGACCGCTTTGCTCGAAGGCGCGGTGCGGGTGACGGGCGGCGGCCGGCAGGTGACGCTCAGGCCGGGCCAGGAGTCTGCCTTCTCGCCCAAATCCGGATCGCTGAAGCAATATGACGGCGATATGGAAAGCGCGGTGGCCTGGAAGAACGGTATCATCACTTTCCGGAACGACGAACTGTCTGCCGTTATGCGCGACCTGGGCCGGTGGTACGATGTGGACGTCGCCTACGAACCGGGGCTCGATAAGGAAATTCATGTAACGGGCGCCATGCGGAAACAGGAACACCTGGCCGAGGCGCTGAAAATTCTGGAATTGACGGCCGGCGTCCACTTTACGGTGGAAGGGCGCACGGTCAAAGTATCCCGATAA
- a CDS encoding TonB-dependent receptor translates to MKKRMNPAAQTGGAGIRRRKAPPALHLLLLLALFAGMRSVAAVRVQDIPLNVQVRDAGLETIIKIIRQQSDYLFIFKDENLARLNSRITLQMQNASIREVMDKCLDGSPLTYRIVDKTVILMSRDEPAKAAVKLAGVVTDADSREPLPGVSVALKGAPGGTVTDANGRFAVQNADLPATLVFTFIGYTSKTITVTDDNPVQVFLQRETRNIQQVVVVGYGSQKKTELTGSISTFRPDELNARPVLGPDQMLQGRMPGVNISSASGMPGSGLRVSVRGTGSLSASNEPLYVIDGVPIIPHDAGMFNFGGRMNPLSQLNPQDIASVEVLKDAASAAIYGSRATNGVVLITTKSGKKGTGQLSLNAWTGMSEVMNLHKIKMADSKLYLEVANEAIDNYNKQYGYEPGNSKFIQGIDHPYPGLPDTDWMDLVLRKAWSQNVDLSVSGGNDKTTYYISGGFLNQQGTIIHNDLKKYTGRINLASEPLSWLRTGVNLSFSFSDNNRVPGSNLGSTVMGRSLPQRPFDRPYKPDGSYYVGGTSDLVYHNPIQILKEEVAQLQSYRMIGNAFAELRLLPGLTYKTSFGTDLGLTNDYVYYNAKHPYGTGNGRIADNRRWMTNILLENTLTYSKLFGQLKLDVLGGHSFQRVMTSTSGIDGNGFPAPSFDVLDAASVINSATTNLYGNAMESYFGRANVAFRERYLLGASIRTDGSSRFSPENRYGYFPSVSAGWQVSKEPWWQMPATDLKLRMSYGATGNQEGVSNYAYQALTGGGFNYDGKSGIAITGFGNNALTWEKANQFDAGVEIALWKGALNFTVDYFVKNTTNLLYNMPIHATSGFTSITSNIGSMRNNGLEVAVSANYRFGDLQWQSDFNISFIRNRITSLIGNTDLLSVGNNRGLQVGKDIGSIWVYRMLGIFQDDKEVPEPQYKTGVRAGDVHYEDLNGDGVIDINDRQVVGSSNPDFFGGWNNTFRYKNFDLTVFLNYTYGGDVYATSRIMVERLGQNGTNNFKRIAESRWTGPGTSNTVPRAIYNQAHNLANSSRWLEDGSFLRVRTVSLGYELPQSWLQRAHIKRLRVYAQADNLALWTKYSGLDPEVSSDLDPRFLGEDNLVLPQPRSFNFGINLHF, encoded by the coding sequence ATGAAGAAACGCATGAATCCCGCGGCGCAGACCGGTGGCGCGGGCATCCGGAGGCGGAAGGCCCCTCCGGCCCTGCACCTTTTGCTACTGCTGGCGCTGTTTGCCGGAATGCGGTCTGTAGCGGCCGTTCGCGTGCAAGACATTCCGCTGAACGTCCAGGTGCGCGACGCCGGCCTGGAAACCATCATCAAGATCATCCGCCAGCAAAGCGATTACCTTTTTATTTTCAAAGACGAGAACCTCGCGCGCCTCAACAGCCGCATCACCCTGCAAATGCAGAACGCATCGATCCGGGAAGTGATGGACAAATGCCTCGACGGGTCGCCGCTCACGTACCGCATCGTCGATAAAACCGTCATCCTCATGAGCCGCGACGAGCCGGCGAAAGCCGCCGTGAAACTGGCAGGTGTGGTGACCGACGCCGACAGCAGGGAACCTTTGCCCGGGGTGTCCGTAGCCCTGAAAGGCGCACCCGGCGGAACGGTAACCGATGCCAACGGGCGCTTCGCCGTGCAGAACGCAGACCTTCCGGCCACGCTGGTATTCACCTTCATCGGCTACACTTCCAAAACCATAACCGTTACGGACGATAATCCCGTGCAGGTTTTCCTCCAGCGCGAAACCCGCAACATCCAGCAGGTAGTGGTGGTGGGATATGGCTCCCAAAAGAAGACGGAGCTCACCGGTTCCATCAGCACTTTCCGGCCCGACGAACTGAACGCGCGGCCGGTATTGGGGCCCGACCAAATGTTGCAGGGGCGCATGCCGGGCGTGAACATCTCTTCCGCTTCGGGGATGCCCGGGTCAGGCCTGCGCGTGAGCGTACGCGGAACGGGATCGCTGAGCGCCAGCAACGAGCCGCTGTACGTGATCGACGGTGTGCCCATCATTCCGCACGACGCCGGAATGTTCAATTTCGGTGGACGGATGAACCCGCTCTCGCAGTTGAACCCGCAAGACATCGCCTCCGTGGAAGTGCTGAAAGATGCCGCATCGGCCGCCATTTACGGTTCCCGCGCCACCAACGGCGTAGTGCTCATCACCACCAAAAGCGGAAAGAAAGGCACCGGCCAGCTGAGCCTCAACGCGTGGACGGGCATGTCGGAAGTGATGAACCTGCACAAGATCAAAATGGCGGATTCGAAATTGTACCTCGAAGTCGCCAACGAAGCGATCGATAATTACAACAAACAATACGGCTACGAACCCGGCAACAGCAAATTCATCCAGGGCATCGACCATCCCTATCCCGGATTGCCCGATACCGACTGGATGGACCTGGTGCTGCGGAAAGCCTGGTCGCAGAACGTAGACCTGTCCGTTTCCGGCGGCAACGATAAAACCACGTATTACATTTCGGGCGGTTTCCTCAACCAGCAGGGCACCATCATCCATAACGACCTGAAAAAATACACGGGCCGCATCAACCTTGCCAGCGAGCCCCTCAGCTGGCTGCGCACCGGTGTGAACCTGAGCTTCAGCTTCTCAGACAACAACCGCGTGCCCGGCTCCAACCTCGGCTCCACCGTGATGGGGCGCAGCTTGCCGCAACGGCCGTTCGACCGGCCCTACAAGCCCGATGGCTCCTATTATGTGGGAGGCACTTCCGACCTGGTGTACCACAATCCCATCCAGATCCTGAAAGAAGAAGTGGCGCAATTGCAGAGCTATCGTATGATCGGCAATGCCTTCGCGGAACTGCGGCTCCTGCCCGGCCTGACGTACAAAACGTCCTTCGGCACGGATCTCGGTCTTACCAACGATTACGTGTACTACAACGCCAAACATCCCTACGGAACGGGCAACGGGCGGATCGCGGATAACCGCCGCTGGATGACGAACATCCTCCTCGAAAATACCCTTACCTATTCCAAACTTTTCGGTCAGCTGAAGCTGGACGTGCTCGGCGGACATTCGTTCCAGCGGGTGATGACGTCTACCAGCGGCATCGACGGCAACGGTTTCCCCGCGCCTTCGTTCGACGTGCTCGATGCGGCTTCCGTTATCAACAGCGCTACTACCAACCTGTATGGAAACGCGATGGAATCTTATTTCGGGCGTGCGAACGTAGCGTTCCGGGAGCGGTATTTGCTGGGCGCTTCCATCAGGACCGACGGGTCGTCACGCTTTTCGCCGGAAAACCGTTACGGATATTTCCCTTCCGTTTCGGCGGGATGGCAGGTGTCTAAAGAGCCGTGGTGGCAGATGCCCGCTACCGACCTGAAACTGCGTATGAGCTACGGCGCTACCGGCAACCAGGAAGGCGTAAGCAACTACGCGTACCAGGCTTTGACCGGCGGCGGATTTAACTACGACGGTAAAAGCGGGATCGCCATCACCGGGTTCGGCAACAATGCCCTCACCTGGGAAAAGGCCAACCAGTTCGATGCCGGCGTGGAAATTGCCCTGTGGAAAGGTGCGCTCAACTTCACGGTGGATTACTTCGTGAAAAACACGACGAACCTCCTGTACAACATGCCCATCCACGCTACATCCGGCTTCACCAGCATCACGAGCAATATCGGTTCCATGCGCAATAATGGCCTGGAAGTCGCCGTGAGCGCCAATTACCGGTTTGGCGACCTGCAATGGCAGTCGGATTTCAACATCTCCTTCATCCGCAACCGCATCACTTCCCTCATCGGCAATACCGACCTGCTTTCCGTCGGCAACAACCGCGGCCTGCAGGTAGGGAAAGATATCGGCAGCATCTGGGTATATAGAATGCTCGGCATTTTCCAGGACGATAAGGAAGTGCCCGAACCGCAGTACAAGACCGGTGTTCGCGCGGGCGACGTGCATTACGAAGACCTCAACGGCGACGGCGTCATCGATATCAACGACCGCCAGGTGGTGGGCAGCTCCAATCCCGACTTCTTCGGCGGATGGAACAATACTTTCCGCTACAAAAATTTCGACCTGACGGTTTTCCTCAACTATACCTACGGCGGCGATGTGTATGCCACGTCGCGCATTATGGTCGAAAGGCTGGGACAGAACGGGACGAACAATTTCAAACGCATCGCCGAATCCCGGTGGACGGGGCCGGGCACGAGCAATACCGTTCCCCGCGCGATCTACAACCAGGCGCATAACCTGGCGAACTCGTCGCGGTGGCTGGAAGACGGGAGTTTCCTGCGCGTGCGGACCGTTTCATTAGGGTACGAACTCCCGCAATCCTGGCTGCAACGTGCGCACATCAAGCGTTTGCGCGTGTACGCGCAGGCGGATAACCTGGCGCTGTGGACGAAATATTCCGGCCTCGATCCGGAAGTATCGTCCGACCTGGACCCGCGTTTCCTCGGGGAAGACAACCTCGTGCTGCCGCAGCCGCGTTCTTTCAATTTCGGCATCAACCTGCATTTTTAA
- a CDS encoding RagB/SusD family nutrient uptake outer membrane protein — translation MKRILIPALIMGSLAVASCSKMLDVKSHSAVATNSLSEADVEAFLTGVYNRVQNAPGSESYISFDIVGGNLINSGATSDGGLNTFISNVLRPENGLMSAAWNGYYSSLYQVNNLLETLGRMSPSARKTEIEGIVHFFRGLIYYNLVTRWGGVPVLEKNTSEKVTRNTEAQTWAFIEKELEIAIAQAPAYTSGGYYKVTNMGAKALMARVKLAQGKKPEAAALAEEVIGSGSFALDAFEKIFRATANTEEIFSFRNLTIESSIRVSTLFYTYAHSVKGSYVYRPTQETMDMFSADDKRTAMSVETFQGLRVINKYPSGQSGTDPIVVARLGEMYLISAEAQGLAGLGRLNELRAARGLTPVNPSGEAAYLDAVLLERRKELLGEGFRWYDLVRTGKAVATLGIMDREVKYPLPMNELALNGNLEQNDDY, via the coding sequence ATGAAAAGAATATTGATACCGGCACTGATCATGGGCAGCCTCGCGGTTGCATCCTGCAGCAAAATGCTGGACGTGAAATCGCATTCGGCGGTAGCCACCAATTCATTGTCGGAAGCCGACGTGGAAGCCTTTTTGACAGGCGTGTACAACAGGGTGCAGAACGCGCCCGGATCGGAGTCGTACATTTCGTTCGACATCGTGGGCGGCAACCTCATCAACTCCGGCGCTACCAGCGACGGGGGGCTGAATACTTTTATCAGCAACGTGCTGCGGCCCGAGAACGGGCTCATGTCCGCCGCCTGGAACGGGTATTATTCCTCGCTGTACCAGGTGAACAACCTGCTGGAAACCCTTGGCCGGATGAGCCCTTCCGCCCGCAAAACTGAAATTGAAGGGATCGTGCACTTCTTCCGCGGGCTCATCTATTACAACCTCGTTACCCGCTGGGGCGGCGTGCCGGTGCTGGAAAAAAATACTTCCGAAAAAGTAACGCGCAACACCGAAGCGCAAACCTGGGCGTTCATCGAAAAGGAACTGGAAATCGCTATCGCGCAAGCGCCGGCGTATACTTCCGGCGGCTATTACAAAGTGACCAACATGGGCGCAAAGGCGCTGATGGCGCGGGTGAAATTGGCACAAGGCAAGAAACCGGAAGCGGCGGCGCTGGCGGAGGAAGTGATCGGCAGCGGATCGTTTGCGCTGGACGCATTCGAAAAGATCTTCCGCGCCACGGCCAATACTGAGGAAATATTTTCCTTCAGGAACCTGACCATCGAATCCTCGATCCGGGTGAGCACGCTTTTCTACACCTACGCCCACAGCGTGAAAGGCAGCTACGTGTACCGGCCCACGCAGGAAACGATGGATATGTTTTCGGCGGACGACAAGCGTACCGCCATGTCTGTGGAAACTTTCCAGGGATTGCGCGTCATCAATAAGTATCCCAGCGGCCAGTCGGGCACCGACCCCATCGTGGTGGCCCGCCTGGGAGAAATGTACCTGATCAGCGCGGAAGCGCAGGGGCTCGCGGGGCTGGGGAGGCTCAACGAGCTGCGCGCCGCGCGTGGACTGACTCCCGTTAACCCTTCCGGCGAAGCCGCCTACCTCGATGCCGTGTTGCTGGAGCGGAGGAAGGAATTGCTGGGCGAAGGGTTCAGGTGGTACGATCTCGTGCGCACCGGGAAAGCAGTGGCTACGCTCGGGATCATGGACCGGGAAGTGAAATATCCCCTGCCCATGAACGAGCTGGCACTCAACGGCAACCTCGAACAAAACGACGATTACTAA
- a CDS encoding phosphodiester glycosidase family protein, protein MLNKYKMVWAMTLAYALLIGCKKDEAAAQAPVTLKSPLTQRLLDSAGVMAQVFSDTLFEVSPGIKETDIHYLSREGYSMRAFILEVDVNHPNILLQAGTPYNATAYAMQTVPDIAKYMEKPDYRVMAAVNADFFNTSTGEPRGIYVKDGKVLKTTWANARSATFIGVLKNGKPYIGDRDDFVAKQNDLEDALGGGPMLVRNNQILTQTDLSVEPRTGVGMNEQGKMYFIVVDGRSFYYSNGCTITQLGQMLKACGSTIAVNVDGGGSSTFMIKHPLADVWQVRNRPSDGTNRAVGNAWMIISR, encoded by the coding sequence ATGCTGAATAAATATAAAATGGTGTGGGCGATGACGCTGGCATACGCCCTGCTCATCGGCTGCAAGAAAGACGAAGCCGCGGCACAGGCGCCGGTTACCTTGAAAAGCCCCCTCACCCAGCGCCTCCTCGACAGCGCCGGCGTCATGGCGCAGGTGTTCAGCGATACGCTGTTCGAAGTGAGCCCCGGTATTAAGGAAACCGACATTCACTACCTTTCCCGCGAAGGCTATTCCATGCGCGCGTTCATCCTGGAGGTCGACGTCAACCATCCGAACATCCTCCTGCAGGCGGGAACGCCGTACAACGCCACGGCCTACGCCATGCAAACCGTTCCCGACATAGCGAAGTACATGGAAAAACCCGACTACCGCGTGATGGCGGCGGTGAACGCAGACTTCTTCAACACGTCTACCGGCGAACCGCGCGGCATTTACGTGAAAGACGGGAAAGTCCTCAAAACCACCTGGGCCAACGCGCGCAGCGCAACGTTCATCGGCGTGCTGAAAAACGGGAAACCCTACATCGGCGACCGCGACGATTTCGTGGCGAAGCAAAATGACCTGGAAGACGCCCTGGGCGGTGGCCCCATGCTGGTGCGCAACAATCAGATACTCACGCAAACCGACCTTTCCGTGGAGCCCCGCACCGGCGTGGGCATGAACGAACAGGGGAAAATGTACTTCATCGTGGTGGACGGCCGCAGTTTCTACTATTCCAACGGTTGCACGATCACGCAACTGGGCCAGATGCTCAAAGCCTGCGGCTCCACGATCGCCGTGAACGTAGATGGCGGCGGCAGCAGCACGTTCATGATCAAACATCCATTGGCCGACGTCTGGCAGGTACGCAACCGCCCCAGCGACGGCACCAACCGCGCAGTCGGTAACGCCTGGATGATCATTTCACGATAA